In Musa acuminata AAA Group cultivar baxijiao chromosome BXJ2-8, Cavendish_Baxijiao_AAA, whole genome shotgun sequence, one genomic interval encodes:
- the LOC135618344 gene encoding uncharacterized protein LOC135618344, giving the protein MARISVLFFFLSLLLLATAGVSAGAPRNRVGIYELRRGEFSVKVTNWGATITSVVLPDSKGKLADIALGYDGIRPYTNDTTNFGALVGRVANRIANARFTLNGTTYHLLPNDGNNTLHGGPRGFGRVIWTVKDKVDGEYPYITLYYRSFDGEQGFPGDLDVYVTYKIDDDFVLSVIMHAVPLTKPTPINLAQHTYWNLGGHESGSILEDRIKIFASHITPVNDQLIPTGEIRSVSGTPFDFRDPAKIGSKIGRVPGGYDINYVLSSPADVQGVRKVAVVEDGRGSGRVLELWANQPGVQFYTGNFLKHERGKNGHYYKIHDGLCLETQGFPDSVNHPNFPSQIYSPGQVYKHLMQFKFSFK; this is encoded by the exons ATGGCGAGGATCTCGgtgctctttttcttcctctctcttctgCTTCTGGCCACCGCAGGCGTTTCTGCTGGAGCGCCGAGGAACAGGGTCGGGATTTATGAGCTCAGGAGAGGGGAGTTCTCCGTCAAAGTCACCAACTGGGGTGCGACGATTACCTCGGTCGTTCTCCCTGACTCCAAAG GGAAGTTGGCTGACATAGCTCTCGGATATGATGGAATCCGCCCTTATACT AACGACACCACCAATTTTGGAGCATTGGTGGGACGAGTTGCCAACAGGATTGCAAATGCACGGTTCACTCTCAATGGGACGACGTATCATCTCTTGCCCAACGACGGAAACAACACTCTCCACG GTGGGCCTAGAGGATTCGGTCGGGTGATTTGGACTGTGAAAGATAAGGTTGATGGAGAATATCCTTACATCACCTTGTACTATCGCAGCTTCGATGGAGAGCAAG GCTTCCCTGGTGATCTCGATGTCTACGTTACCTACAAAATCGACGACGACTTCGTTTTGAGTGTCATCATGCATGCGGTGCCGCTGACCAAGCCCACACCCATAAACCTAGCGCAGCACACCTACTGGAACCTCGGCGGTCACGAGAGCGGCTCCATCCTCGAGGACAGGATCAAAATCTTCGCCTCCCATATCACCCCCGTTAACGACCAGCTCATCCCTACCGGCGAGATCAGGTCCGTCTCTGGGACTCCCTTCGACTTCCGCGACCCGGCGAAGATCGGGAGCAAGATCGGCCGCGTCCCCGGTGGGTACGACATCAACTATGTTCTCAGCTCGCCCGCGGACGTGCAGGGTGTGAGGAAGGTTGCCGTCGTGGAGGACGGTCGCGGCTCCGGGAGAGTGCTCGAGCTTTGGGCTAACCAGCCCGGGGTGCAGTTCTACACGGGTAACTTCCTGAAGCACGAGAGGGGGAAGAATGGGCATTACTACAAGATCCATGACGGTCTGTGCTTGGAGACACAAGGCTTCCCTGACTCAGTGAACCACCCCAACTTCCCTAGCCAGATTTATAGTCCCGGGCAGGTTTACAAGCACCTAATGCAATTCAAGTTCTCATTCAAGTAG